One genomic window of Halovivax cerinus includes the following:
- a CDS encoding alpha/beta hydrolase — translation MSPAIDEREIRFKRTPQRDLFATAYLPPDGDRIETTIVLLHGGVWNRGERTFFDERGRALAERGMQAVTVDYRLSGEATYPAALKDVKSAVRWLKSDPPANRYPNTLVLCGHSAGAHLAALTAAAPTDTPVPDDGFGETSSAVDGLIGFAGPYDLLGARQDGETAAFMGGPPSAIPEQYRNASPRERVTQAHPPARLYHGTEDQWLTLRETRAYRDTLRLAGVDVELRTPPGDHFFFQESPWFERTLDQTVSFVTELGPNAADSTGESGPEPE, via the coding sequence GTGAGTCCCGCCATCGACGAGCGAGAAATTCGTTTCAAACGAACGCCGCAACGAGACCTGTTCGCCACCGCCTACCTGCCACCTGACGGCGACCGGATCGAAACGACGATCGTGCTGCTCCACGGCGGGGTCTGGAATCGCGGCGAACGGACGTTCTTCGACGAGCGCGGTCGTGCGCTGGCCGAGCGGGGAATGCAGGCGGTGACGGTCGACTACCGGCTCTCCGGCGAGGCGACCTATCCCGCCGCACTGAAAGACGTCAAAAGTGCCGTTCGGTGGCTCAAGTCGGACCCGCCCGCAAATCGATATCCGAACACGCTCGTCCTCTGTGGCCACTCCGCCGGCGCACATCTCGCAGCACTGACCGCCGCCGCACCCACGGATACCCCTGTCCCTGACGACGGGTTCGGTGAGACGAGTAGCGCAGTCGACGGCCTCATCGGGTTCGCAGGCCCGTACGATCTACTGGGCGCGCGTCAAGACGGCGAAACGGCGGCGTTCATGGGCGGCCCACCGTCGGCCATCCCAGAACAGTACCGAAACGCGTCACCGCGTGAGCGCGTGACGCAGGCTCACCCGCCGGCTCGCCTGTACCACGGTACCGAAGACCAGTGGCTCACGTTGCGCGAGACGCGGGCCTATCGCGACACCCTTCGACTGGCCGGCGTCGACGTCGAACTCCGAACACCGCCCGGAGACCATTTCTTCTTTCAGGAATCGCCCTGGTTCGAGCGAACGCTCGATCAGACCGTATCGTTCGTCACCGAACTCGGACCGAACGCCGCCGACAGCACCGGAGAGAGCGGACCGGAGCCGGAGTAA
- a CDS encoding CDP-2,3-bis-(O-geranylgeranyl)-sn-glycerol synthase, with translation MGVLSTIAVAFWLMLPAYVPNNAAVLAGGGRPIDGGRTLGGSRLLGDGKTWRGTAVGTAAGAVLALALNAVAGDVGSAVGIDLPTFPFAVVVALPLGAMCGDIAASFLKRRTGRRRGAPFPVVDQLDFVVLALAFAVVVAPGWFREAFTLPVLAVVLLLTPVLHVGTNVLAYWFGFKDEPW, from the coding sequence ATGGGAGTGCTCTCGACGATCGCGGTCGCGTTCTGGCTCATGTTGCCCGCGTACGTACCGAACAACGCTGCGGTGCTGGCCGGCGGCGGGCGGCCGATCGACGGCGGACGGACCCTGGGCGGATCGCGACTGCTCGGCGACGGCAAGACCTGGCGCGGGACGGCCGTCGGGACGGCTGCGGGCGCGGTGCTGGCGCTGGCTTTGAACGCCGTCGCCGGCGACGTCGGTTCGGCAGTGGGAATCGATTTGCCGACGTTCCCGTTCGCGGTCGTCGTCGCACTCCCGCTCGGGGCGATGTGCGGCGACATCGCGGCCTCGTTCCTCAAACGGCGGACCGGCCGTCGCCGCGGCGCCCCGTTCCCGGTCGTCGACCAGCTCGACTTCGTCGTCCTGGCGCTCGCGTTCGCGGTGGTGGTCGCGCCGGGCTGGTTCCGCGAGGCGTTCACGCTCCCCGTGCTGGCGGTCGTTCTTCTGTTGACCCCGGTTCTACACGTGGGAACGAACGTGCTGGCCTACTGGTTCGGATTCAAGGACGAGCCGTGGTGA
- a CDS encoding glycosyltransferase, translated as MRRARGGEWVPEGIDRDPSVSVVIPARNESEYIGETLESLAAADTERLEEVLVVDGDSTDDTAAIARERGATVLSQSGRGIADARNRGATMATGSWLAFLDADTVVHPSYVPTMLAFVERSGLAAASCYCRITGPVRARVMQTTINRLFPRLDRPVLPGFNTFVHREAFDAADGFPDVPNEDTAFSRRLAAEFPTGYCPVTLVESSGRRIASDGLTGTLYHYVRLDVGRVCAAR; from the coding sequence ATGCGCCGGGCTCGCGGTGGCGAGTGGGTTCCCGAAGGGATCGACCGCGACCCGTCGGTGAGCGTCGTCATACCCGCCCGGAACGAGAGCGAGTACATCGGAGAGACGCTCGAGAGCCTCGCTGCGGCCGACACCGAACGCCTCGAGGAGGTGCTCGTCGTCGACGGCGATTCGACCGACGACACGGCGGCGATCGCTCGCGAACGCGGTGCAACCGTACTCTCTCAATCCGGTCGGGGTATCGCGGACGCACGTAACAGGGGGGCAACGATGGCGACCGGATCCTGGCTCGCGTTCCTCGATGCGGACACGGTCGTCCACCCGTCGTACGTCCCGACGATGCTCGCGTTCGTCGAGCGCTCCGGCCTCGCGGCCGCGAGTTGCTACTGCCGCATCACCGGACCGGTTCGTGCGCGCGTGATGCAAACGACGATAAACCGGCTCTTCCCCCGACTCGACCGACCCGTCTTGCCAGGGTTCAACACGTTCGTCCACCGCGAGGCGTTCGACGCGGCCGACGGATTCCCCGACGTTCCCAACGAGGACACGGCGTTCAGTCGACGCCTCGCGGCCGAGTTTCCGACCGGGTACTGTCCAGTCACGCTGGTCGAGAGTTCCGGTCGTCGGATCGCCTCTGACGGGTTAACCGGTACGCTCTATCACTACGTTCGGCTCGACGTTGGCCGCGTCTGTGCTGCTCGGTGA
- the thrS gene encoding threonine--tRNA ligase — MSESDSQHGIAVVLPDGSELDVDAGATVEECAYEIGPGLGSDTVAGKLDGDLVSKEEPVYDGANLEIVTDQSDEYVEVMRHSAAHALAQAVERRFGEDVKLAIGPPTDDGFYYDFDDLDVDEDDLPGLEAEIEEIVDADYEIEREEVSIAEAEDRLADEPYKLELLEELDAEDETVTFYRQGEWEDLCAGPHVDSTGEIGAVTLLEIAGAYWRGDEENPMQTRIYGTAFESESDLEAYLERREEAEERDHRKIGREMDLFSIQEVTGPGLPLYHPPGKRILRELSGFVEELNEDAGYEYVETPHLFKTDLWKQSGHYDNYRDDMFVFELGDDEFGLKPMNCPGHASIFEDHSWSYRDLPVRYAENGKVYRKEQRGELSGLSRVWAFTIDDGHLFVRPDQIETEVEGIMDAIDEVLSTFDLEYEVALATRPETSVGSDEIWERAESQLEAVLEKRAMDYDLEAGDGAFYGPKIDFAFEDAIGRSWDGPTVQLDFNMPERFDLSYVGEDNEEHRPVMIHRALYGSYERFFMMLIEHYEGNFPLWLAPEQVRVLPISDDNLGYAHRVANEFEDFRVEVDHSDATLGRKIRAAHDDRVPYQLIVGDDEEADGTVSVRDRFEEQEEDVEIEDFREHLVAERAEKRTEPDFLQS, encoded by the coding sequence ATGTCAGAATCAGATTCACAGCACGGAATAGCGGTTGTATTGCCGGACGGGTCCGAACTCGACGTCGACGCGGGTGCGACTGTCGAGGAGTGCGCCTACGAGATCGGCCCCGGTCTCGGGAGTGACACGGTCGCCGGGAAACTCGACGGTGATCTCGTCTCGAAGGAAGAACCCGTCTACGACGGAGCGAACCTGGAGATCGTGACGGATCAGTCGGACGAGTACGTCGAGGTGATGCGCCACTCTGCGGCGCACGCGCTCGCACAGGCCGTCGAACGACGCTTCGGTGAGGACGTCAAGCTCGCGATCGGTCCGCCGACCGACGACGGCTTTTACTACGACTTCGACGACCTCGACGTCGACGAGGACGATCTCCCCGGACTCGAGGCCGAGATCGAGGAGATCGTCGACGCCGACTACGAGATCGAACGCGAGGAGGTCTCGATCGCGGAGGCCGAAGACCGCCTGGCTGACGAACCCTACAAGCTCGAACTCCTCGAGGAGCTCGACGCCGAGGACGAGACGGTCACCTTCTATCGCCAGGGCGAGTGGGAGGACCTCTGTGCCGGCCCGCACGTCGACTCGACGGGCGAGATCGGCGCCGTCACACTACTCGAGATCGCCGGCGCCTACTGGCGCGGCGACGAGGAGAACCCGATGCAGACTCGCATCTACGGCACCGCCTTCGAGAGCGAGAGCGACCTCGAGGCGTACCTCGAGCGCCGCGAGGAGGCCGAAGAGCGCGACCACCGCAAGATCGGCCGCGAGATGGACCTCTTCTCGATTCAGGAGGTCACGGGCCCCGGCCTGCCGCTGTATCACCCGCCGGGCAAGCGCATCCTGCGCGAACTCTCCGGCTTCGTCGAGGAACTCAACGAGGACGCGGGCTACGAGTACGTCGAGACGCCCCACCTCTTCAAGACCGATCTCTGGAAGCAGTCGGGTCACTACGACAACTACCGAGACGACATGTTCGTCTTCGAACTCGGTGACGACGAGTTCGGCTTGAAGCCGATGAACTGCCCCGGCCACGCCTCGATCTTCGAGGACCACTCCTGGAGTTACCGTGATCTGCCCGTCCGGTACGCCGAGAACGGCAAGGTCTATCGCAAGGAACAGCGCGGCGAACTCTCCGGGCTCTCGCGCGTCTGGGCGTTCACGATCGACGACGGACACCTCTTCGTCCGCCCCGACCAGATCGAAACCGAGGTCGAGGGGATCATGGACGCCATCGACGAGGTGCTCTCGACGTTCGATCTCGAGTACGAGGTCGCGCTGGCTACCCGCCCGGAGACGTCCGTCGGCAGCGACGAGATCTGGGAGCGCGCCGAGTCCCAGCTCGAGGCTGTCCTCGAAAAGCGCGCGATGGACTACGACCTGGAGGCCGGCGACGGGGCCTTCTACGGCCCGAAGATCGACTTCGCCTTCGAGGACGCGATCGGGCGCAGCTGGGACGGCCCGACCGTCCAGCTCGACTTCAACATGCCCGAACGCTTCGACCTCTCCTACGTCGGCGAGGACAACGAGGAACACCGCCCCGTCATGATCCACCGCGCGCTCTACGGCAGCTACGAGCGCTTCTTCATGATGCTCATCGAGCACTACGAGGGCAACTTCCCGCTCTGGCTCGCCCCCGAGCAGGTCCGCGTCCTCCCAATCTCGGACGACAACCTGGGCTACGCCCACCGTGTCGCGAACGAGTTCGAGGACTTCCGCGTCGAGGTCGATCACTCGGACGCCACCCTCGGCCGGAAGATCCGCGCTGCCCACGACGACCGCGTCCCCTACCAGCTCATCGTGGGCGACGACGAAGAGGCCGACGGCACCGTCTCGGTCCGCGACCGATTCGAGGAGCAGGAAGAAGACGTCGAAATCGAGGACTTCCGCGAACACCTGGTAGCCGAACGCGCTGAGAAGCGAACGGAACCCGACTTCCTGCAGTCCTAG
- a CDS encoding DUF502 domain-containing protein, producing MTSWKRDFASGLVVLGPILVTLFVLYWLYGYVAAVTPGFILEDTMFGDGQAAQQLVGLIRVVITLSVLIILIFAIGYLMRTTIGGLFERVVDNVANRLPGLRVVYNASKMAAQTAVGEQEALQEPVKLEVWDGLRMTGFRTGKVADDGREILFIPTSPNITSGYVVEVESDDIEEIDENVEEALTRVLSAGFGDTDRGGPMGGGIPIDVVDEASTDDD from the coding sequence ATGACCTCCTGGAAACGGGACTTCGCGAGCGGCCTGGTCGTCCTCGGGCCCATCCTCGTCACCCTCTTCGTCCTCTACTGGCTCTACGGGTACGTCGCAGCCGTGACGCCAGGATTCATCCTCGAAGACACCATGTTCGGGGACGGCCAGGCGGCACAGCAACTCGTCGGCCTCATTCGTGTCGTGATCACCCTCTCCGTCCTGATCATCCTCATCTTCGCCATCGGCTACCTGATGCGGACGACGATCGGTGGCCTCTTCGAACGTGTCGTCGACAACGTGGCCAATCGCCTCCCGGGCCTCCGCGTCGTCTACAACGCCTCCAAGATGGCCGCCCAGACCGCCGTCGGCGAACAGGAAGCCCTCCAGGAACCCGTCAAACTCGAGGTCTGGGACGGCCTCCGCATGACCGGCTTTCGTACGGGAAAGGTGGCCGACGACGGCCGAGAGATCCTCTTCATCCCCACCTCCCCGAACATCACCAGCGGCTACGTCGTCGAGGTGGAATCGGACGACATCGAAGAGATCGACGAGAACGTCGAAGAGGCCCTCACCCGGGTCCTGAGCGCCGGCTTCGGCGACACCGACAGGGGCGGCCCCATGGGCGGCGGGATCCCCATCGACGTCGTCGACGAAGCCAGCACCGACGACGACTAA
- a CDS encoding FAD-dependent oxidoreductase: MKEYDLVIVGGGISGASLLYTVSEFTDVERVALVEKEDEIAAVNSHHTNNSQTLHFGDIETNYTLEKAESVKEGAEMVAGYLKSNDPDREMHSKRSKMVLAVGDEEVESLEQRYNEEGFGDLFPKLEAIGRDEIAEIEPKVVEGRDPGEEMLALQTPDGYTVDYGKLAKSFVDEVRDEDGVDVFTGTEVTEISDEDDGFVIDTDDGHFEADATVVAAGSHSLQIAQEMGYGEHLSLLPVAGSFFVADEGLLNGKVYTLQMKKLPFAAVHGDAEVHDGDLTRFGPTAKVVPELERGRLSTVPDFFDVFGLSASSFLSYGNILADRILLPYVCKNLLYDVPAVGPRAFLPHVQKVVPTVELDDIERAKGYGGVRPQIVDTRTKSLDMGEATITGDDIIFNVTPSPGASTCLKNARRDTQQALEFLDGEYEFDVEAFEDATIGNFPRTQAEPSAADDTQNRADPIAADDD; the protein is encoded by the coding sequence ATGAAGGAATACGACTTAGTCATCGTCGGCGGCGGGATTAGCGGGGCATCGCTGTTGTACACTGTCTCGGAGTTTACTGACGTCGAACGCGTCGCGCTCGTCGAGAAGGAAGACGAGATCGCGGCGGTCAACTCCCACCACACGAACAACTCCCAGACGCTTCACTTCGGGGACATCGAGACCAATTACACCCTGGAGAAGGCCGAATCGGTCAAGGAGGGTGCGGAGATGGTTGCGGGCTATCTCAAATCGAACGACCCCGACCGCGAGATGCACTCGAAGCGCTCGAAGATGGTGCTCGCAGTCGGCGACGAGGAGGTCGAATCGCTCGAACAGCGCTACAACGAGGAGGGGTTCGGCGACCTCTTCCCGAAGCTCGAGGCGATCGGCCGCGACGAGATCGCCGAGATCGAGCCGAAGGTCGTCGAGGGCCGCGATCCCGGCGAGGAGATGCTCGCCCTCCAGACGCCGGACGGCTACACGGTCGACTACGGGAAACTGGCGAAGTCCTTCGTCGACGAGGTCCGCGACGAGGACGGCGTCGACGTCTTCACCGGCACGGAAGTCACGGAGATATCGGACGAGGACGACGGCTTCGTCATCGACACCGATGACGGGCACTTCGAGGCCGACGCCACGGTCGTCGCCGCTGGCTCTCACAGCCTCCAGATCGCCCAGGAGATGGGCTACGGCGAACACCTCTCCCTGCTCCCGGTCGCCGGCAGTTTCTTCGTCGCCGACGAGGGGCTCCTCAACGGCAAGGTATACACGCTGCAGATGAAGAAGCTCCCCTTCGCCGCAGTCCACGGCGACGCCGAGGTCCACGACGGAGACCTCACCCGGTTCGGGCCGACGGCGAAGGTGGTCCCCGAACTCGAACGCGGGCGACTCTCGACCGTCCCCGACTTCTTCGACGTCTTCGGTCTCAGCGCGAGTTCGTTCCTGAGCTACGGGAACATCCTCGCCGATCGTATCCTCCTCCCGTACGTGTGCAAGAACCTGCTGTACGACGTCCCGGCCGTCGGCCCGCGTGCCTTCCTGCCGCACGTACAGAAGGTCGTCCCGACGGTCGAACTCGACGACATCGAGCGCGCGAAGGGCTACGGCGGCGTCCGACCGCAAATCGTCGACACGCGCACGAAGTCCCTCGACATGGGCGAGGCGACGATCACCGGCGACGACATCATCTTCAACGTCACCCCCTCACCGGGCGCCTCGACCTGCCTGAAGAACGCCCGACGCGACACCCAGCAGGCCCTCGAATTCTTAGACGGTGAGTACGAATTCGACGTCGAGGCCTTCGAGGACGCCACGATCGGCAACTTCCCACGCACGCAGGCGGAGCCGAGCGCGGCGGACGACACACAGAATCGTGCCGACCCGATCGCCGCGGACGACGACTGA
- a CDS encoding DsbA family oxidoreductase: protein MTDDADQLTVYSDHVCPFCYLGRRSLETYEGTRDDPLDVEWHPFDLRSGKRGPDGEIDHTVDDGKDEAYYEQARQNVERLQEEYGVEDMLNLDDVPDTDSLPAQIASHYVDETYPDAWRTFDDAVLEALWIDGRDIGDPDVLADVAEAVELDGTETLHGDEIRDVATDADRRDRITDLFTAAQRGGVTGVPTFVSGEHAARGAVPPAQLERLVEGVNGPTDQ from the coding sequence ATGACCGACGACGCCGACCAGCTTACCGTCTACTCCGATCACGTCTGTCCGTTTTGCTACCTCGGACGGCGATCGCTCGAAACGTACGAAGGGACCCGCGACGACCCGCTCGACGTCGAGTGGCACCCGTTCGATCTGCGCAGCGGGAAGCGCGGTCCCGACGGCGAGATCGATCACACCGTCGACGACGGCAAGGACGAGGCCTACTACGAGCAGGCGCGACAGAACGTCGAACGCCTCCAGGAGGAGTACGGCGTCGAGGACATGCTGAATCTGGACGACGTGCCGGACACCGACTCGCTCCCTGCGCAGATCGCCTCTCACTACGTCGACGAGACGTACCCCGACGCCTGGCGCACCTTCGACGACGCCGTCCTCGAGGCGCTCTGGATCGACGGTCGCGACATCGGTGACCCGGACGTTCTGGCCGACGTGGCCGAGGCGGTCGAACTCGACGGAACGGAGACCCTGCACGGAGACGAGATCCGGGACGTCGCGACAGATGCAGATCGTCGCGATCGGATCACCGACCTGTTCACGGCGGCCCAGCGGGGCGGCGTCACCGGCGTGCCGACGTTCGTCTCCGGGGAGCACGCGGCCCGCGGTGCGGTCCCGCCCGCCCAGCTCGAACGCCTGGTCGAGGGTGTGAACGGCCCCACCGACCAGTAA
- a CDS encoding universal stress protein translates to MTEHVLVPYDDSERSTDALAFALDEHPDAAITVVHVIDPSDFYAATGMEGGAMANYDAIMEHQNERAENLLAEAREAAAESGREIDTDHVVGSVSRSILEYVEDNDIDHVVIGSHGRTGARRILLGSVAETITRRSPVPVTIVR, encoded by the coding sequence ATGACGGAACACGTCCTCGTCCCGTACGACGATTCGGAACGATCGACCGACGCGTTGGCGTTCGCCCTCGACGAACACCCTGACGCAGCGATCACCGTCGTCCACGTGATCGATCCGAGCGACTTCTACGCCGCGACCGGGATGGAAGGCGGCGCGATGGCCAACTACGACGCCATCATGGAACACCAGAACGAACGCGCCGAGAACCTCCTCGCCGAGGCGCGAGAGGCAGCCGCCGAGAGCGGTCGCGAGATCGACACCGACCACGTCGTCGGCAGCGTCTCGCGGTCGATACTGGAGTACGTCGAGGACAACGACATCGATCACGTCGTCATCGGCAGCCACGGTCGGACCGGCGCCCGTCGCATCCTGCTGGGGAGCGTCGCCGAGACGATCACCCGGCGCTCGCCGGTCCCCGTGACGATCGTTCGGTGA
- the pyrE gene encoding orotate phosphoribosyltransferase translates to MTTQDLIDALRAADAVKFGEFELAHGGTSEYYVDKYLFETDPACLSAIADAFADRLDTGDKLGGVALGGVPLAAATSVAAGVPYVIARKQRKDYGTANLVEGRLDRGESVVVVEDIVTTGTSLVEAVEALRDAGATVERALVVVDREEGGRATVEDAGVEMEALVTASELLADGDRN, encoded by the coding sequence ATGACCACTCAGGACCTCATCGACGCGCTCCGAGCCGCGGACGCGGTCAAATTCGGAGAGTTCGAACTCGCCCACGGCGGAACGAGCGAGTACTACGTCGACAAGTACCTCTTCGAGACGGATCCAGCGTGTCTGTCTGCCATCGCGGATGCCTTCGCGGATCGACTCGACACGGGTGACAAACTCGGCGGCGTTGCGCTGGGCGGCGTGCCGTTGGCGGCCGCGACGAGCGTCGCGGCGGGCGTCCCGTACGTCATCGCACGCAAGCAGCGCAAGGACTACGGGACGGCGAACCTCGTCGAGGGTCGGCTGGATAGAGGCGAGTCGGTCGTCGTGGTCGAGGACATCGTCACGACGGGGACCAGCCTGGTCGAAGCCGTCGAGGCGCTCCGGGACGCGGGTGCGACGGTCGAGCGTGCGCTCGTCGTCGTGGACCGCGAGGAGGGCGGGCGCGCGACCGTCGAGGACGCGGGCGTCGAGATGGAGGCGCTGGTGACCGCGAGCGAGTTGCTGGCCGACGGCGACCGGAACTGA
- a CDS encoding proline dehydrogenase family protein codes for MLPPIASRFVAGESPAAALDHARALDERDVSVILNRLGEHYDERGPAEDDAAAYRDLIEEIANTDVDACISIKPSQLGLDMGADTFRELLTDLVDHAADRGVFVWIDMEDHTTTDVTLDIYEELARTHDGGVGLCVQANLKRTRDDVERLADVPGKIRFVKGAYDEPAAVAYTDKARVDEAYRDLLEYAFEHFDGGIAVGSHDPEMIDLAKRLHDEHGTDFEIQMLMGVREAAQFELAADGYEVWQYAPYGGKWLSYFWRRVRERKENLLFALRAVVGR; via the coding sequence ATGCTTCCCCCGATCGCGAGTCGCTTCGTCGCCGGCGAATCGCCCGCCGCGGCGCTCGATCACGCTCGTGCGCTCGACGAGCGGGACGTCTCCGTGATACTGAATCGACTCGGCGAACACTACGACGAGCGCGGCCCCGCCGAGGACGACGCCGCGGCGTATCGCGACCTGATCGAAGAGATAGCGAACACGGACGTCGACGCGTGCATCTCGATCAAACCGTCCCAGCTCGGGCTCGACATGGGCGCCGACACCTTCCGGGAGCTGCTCACCGACCTCGTCGACCACGCCGCGGACCGCGGCGTCTTCGTCTGGATCGACATGGAAGACCACACGACGACCGACGTCACCCTCGACATCTACGAAGAACTGGCCCGAACACACGACGGCGGCGTCGGCCTCTGCGTGCAGGCGAATCTGAAGCGGACGCGCGACGACGTCGAGCGACTCGCGGACGTCCCGGGGAAGATCCGCTTCGTCAAGGGCGCCTACGACGAACCGGCCGCGGTCGCCTACACAGACAAAGCGCGCGTCGACGAGGCCTACCGCGACCTCCTCGAGTACGCGTTCGAGCACTTCGACGGCGGCATCGCCGTCGGAAGCCACGATCCCGAGATGATCGACCTCGCGAAGCGCCTCCACGACGAACACGGCACCGACTTCGAGATTCAGATGCTCATGGGCGTCCGCGAAGCGGCCCAGTTCGAACTCGCCGCCGACGGCTACGAGGTCTGGCAGTACGCCCCCTACGGCGGCAAGTGGCTCTCGTACTTCTGGCGGCGTGTCCGCGAGCGCAAGGAGAACCTCCTCTTCGCCCTCCGAGCCGTCGTCGGTCGGTGA
- a CDS encoding pyridoxamine 5'-phosphate oxidase family protein: MDVVENTLPTDLETVLERPLFCFLGTASPEGSPRVSPLWYLWEDECIWIIADTVEKSYTTRVARHPETAVAVVDFDPGSGRVHHVGMRGTATIEPLDDVRAERLLRRYLGPDRSEWDDRFASLDSDRWGLLRFEPATVVARDQSFSPSL; the protein is encoded by the coding sequence ATGGACGTCGTCGAAAACACGCTTCCGACGGACCTCGAAACGGTACTCGAACGGCCGCTGTTTTGTTTTCTGGGGACGGCCTCCCCGGAGGGCTCCCCCAGGGTTTCGCCGCTTTGGTATCTCTGGGAGGACGAGTGCATCTGGATCATCGCCGACACCGTCGAGAAATCGTACACGACGCGCGTCGCCCGCCACCCGGAGACTGCCGTCGCCGTCGTCGACTTCGATCCGGGATCGGGGCGCGTCCACCACGTCGGGATGCGAGGCACCGCGACGATCGAACCGCTGGACGATGTGCGCGCCGAGCGATTGCTTCGTCGATATCTCGGCCCCGATCGATCCGAGTGGGACGACCGGTTCGCGTCGCTCGACTCCGACAGGTGGGGGTTGCTCCGTTTCGAACCGGCGACCGTCGTCGCGCGAGACCAGTCGTTCTCGCCGTCGTTGTGA